A segment of the Streptomyces pactum genome:
GTCATCGGCGAGATGGTCCCGAAGAACCTCGCGATGGCCGCCCCGGAGAAAGCCGCGCTGTGGCTGAGCCCCGGCCTGGTCGCCTTCGCCCGCCTCTGCCGGCCGGTCACCGCCGCGCTCGGCGCCTGCGCACGGGGCATCCTGCGGCTTTTCCACGTCGAGCCCAAGGACGAGGTGGAGGCCGTCTTCACCAGCGAGCAGCTCAACCGGCTGGTGGAGGACGCCGGCCAGGCGGGTCTGCTCGACCCGGAGGAGCAGGAACGCCTGGAGGACGCCCTGGAACTGGGCTCCCGCCCGGTCACCGACGTGCTCCTCGCACGCGAGTCCCTGATCACGGTCAGCCCGTCCGTCACACCGGCAGGGATCGTCGACCTCACCGCCCGCACCGGCTACTCGCGCTTCCCGGTCGCGGCGGAGGCGGGCGCCTTCATGGGCTACCTCCACGTCAAGGACGTCCTCGACCTGGTCATGGACTCCGACGACTCCGGCCGGGCCGTCCCACAGCACCTCTGGCGCCCGATGACCACACTCCGTCCCGAACTGCCCCTCGACGACGCCCTCACCGTGATGCGCCGCGCGGCGACCCACCTGGCCCAGGTGACGGACGCGTCGGGGAAGGTACTGGGTCTGGTCGCGCTGGAGGACGTACTCGAGCTGCTGGTCGGGGAGGTACGGGATCCGGCCCACCGGGAGGTGACGCTGGCGACGTAGGCGCCGAGCCGCTTCTCACAAGGCCGACGGATCCTGCGGCCCCCGGCCCGACAGCACCTCTCCGTACGCCTGCATCAGATCCGGCAACCGCAGTGTCGCCAGATCATCCCGGGTCAGCGTCCCCGGATACACGGACAACCGCAGATCCCGATAGGCACAGCTCTTCTCGTACAGCGTCCGCAGAAACCGCCCGTTACCCAACTCGTCGATCCACCCCTGGTCCACCACGTGCCCGGCGATCGACCGCAGCTCGTCCAGTGCCTCCTCGTCCCACACGTCCCCGTTCTCGGCCGCGAGCACCTCGCCGATCGAGGTGAGCTCCAGCGGCCGGTACGACGGGAAGTCGACCCGCGTCGTGAAGCGGGAGGACAGTCCGGGGTTGGCGGTCAGCAGCCGGTCCATGCCCTCCGGATAGCCGGCCAGGATCACCACCAGGTGGTCCCGGTTGTCCTCGGCCCGCTTCAGCAGCACCTGCAGCGCCTCGTCGCCGTACGCGTCGCCCTTGCCGTAGCCGGAGTTGGACAGGGAGTACGCCTCGTCGACGAAGAGGACGCCGCCGAGCGCGGAGTCGATCAGCTCGTTCGCCTTCACGGCGGTCTGGCCGAGGTACTCGCCGACCAGGTCGGCCCGCTGCGCCTCCACCAGGTGGTCGCCGCCGAGCAGGCCGAGGGCGTAGAAGACACGGCCCAGGATGCGGGCCACGGTGGTCTTGCCGGTGCCGGAGGGGCCGGAGAAGACGAAGTGCCGCTTTGGCGGCTGGACCGGCAGACCCTGCCCGGCCCTCAGCCGCGCCATGTTCAGTTGTGCGGACAGGGCCTTGACCTGGCGCTTCACCGGCTCCAGCCCCACCATGCGCTCCAGCTCCGCGAGCGCCTCCTCCAGTAAGGCGGGGTCGGTGGGGCCGGTGGGCAGGGAGGGGTCCGGCCCGTCGGCCTTCTCGCGCACGGACGGACCGCTCAGCGAGGGGAGCGGTGCGGCGGCCGGCGAGGGATCGGGTACGGAGAGCTTGAGGTCGCGCTCCTCGGTGCCGAAGAGGGGGTCGAGACCGTCCAGGCCTTCCGGTCCCAGACCGGCCTGGGCGAGCCCCGCGAGATCGGTGGAGTCGTCGTAGCCGTCGCTCTCGGCGATCGCGGCCAGTCGTGCCGAGGTGTCCATGAAGGCCGGGTCGACGCGGTGCACGGCCCGGTACAGGGGCAGTGCCGCGGCGCTGCGGCCCGTGCCCTCGTGGGCCCGCGCCAGCCAGTAGCGCAGTTCCTTGCGCTGCGGCTGCTCGCTGCGGCAGCGCATGAGGGCCGCCGACAGCAGTGGCTCGGCCTGTCCGTACATCTCCAGGCGCACCCGGGCCATGCCGCTGAACAGGCCGGCCTCGATGCCGAGAAGGGGGTCGCCGAGCAGTGGGTCGGTGTGCCGGACGAGCTGTTCCCAGTCCTTGACGAGGTAGGCGCGGCAGGCGTGCAGGAAGCGCACCTGGGGGTCGGTGTCCACGGGCGGCAGCCCGGCCAGAGCCCGGTCCAGTTCCGGGACGTGGCGGCCGTCGAGCCAGTGGGAGGCGTGCGCCAGCAGCAGGTCGCGGGAACTCTCCAGCACGGGCTGCACCCACCAGCCCAGCCAGTACCAGGAGTTGAGCGTGCGACGGTGGCGGGCGCGCTGCTCGCCGAAGCGCTCCCGGTGCCGGAACATCCGCAGCAGCGCGTTGGTGGTGTCGACGCGCAGCGCGTGCAGTCCCAGCCAGCCGTCGGCCATCGTGGGATCGATGCGCACCGCCACCCGGAACTCCTCCTCCGCCTGCGGATACGCCCCCATGGTGTAGGCGTCCACGCCGCGCAGCCAGGCGAGGTCGGCCGGGGCCTGTGCGCCCTGCGTGCCGAAGTCCATCCCGTCCCCCACGTACCGTGCCCCCGTCGGTATGCCGCCGAGCCGTCGCCCGCCGACCGCCTCGGCCAACGGCTGCGCCGAGGACCGGAGTTGCAAGGTGCGCGCGGCAACCGCCCGTAGGTCGCACCGAGGGCATCGTACCCGCGGCGGTCCCTCCTCCGAAGGGTGCCGGGGCAGGCCGTTGCGCGAGGTGGGAGTGGACGGGGAGCGTACGGAATGGTGACCGAGGGTGAGCGATTCGCGCCGCCGAGCAGCAGGAAACCGGGCTCAGGGCAGAACGAAGCCCCCGGTCACGGGGGAACAACCGGGGGCTTCGCGTCTGCGGGCGGCTCCGAGTGGCCGCATATCCAGAACGTAAGACCTGTACGGTCCCCGGGTCAAGCGGAGTTGAGGCACTCCGAGCGCCAGCCGGGCAGTGATCTTCACGAGTTCAGCACATTGCGGACGGTCCGTCACCCTGCGTGAGGAAGTGGCTCGGTGAGGCGGTTCCCGCAGGTCCCGGAACCACCTCGTACCCCTTCTCCCTCTGCCGTACCAGAAGATGCGCGAAGGGGCGCGAAGGGTCGTCGGCGAAGTGTCGGCGCTCCGCCGGGATCCAATCGTCCCAGAACGTCCGCTGCTCCGCTCCGTCGCGCGCCCGCCCGCGGGCCCACGCCTCCTCGCGCGGCAGCTCCATCCAGAGCAGGTGGGCCAGGTACGGGCGCAGCGCCTCGCGGCCGGCCCCCACGCCCTCCACCACGACCACGCGGGCCGGCGGCAGCGGGCGGGGCGCGCCGAAGGACCGCCTCCGCCAGTCGTAGGGGGCGTAGTGCGCGGTGTCCCCGCGTCGCAGGGGCTCGATCACCTGGCTCAGCAGCCGCCCGGTCCAGTGGAACAGTTCCTCGTGACTGGCGATGTCGTCGAGGTGCAGTACCGGCACGCGGCCCAGCTCGGCGGCCAACCGTCCGGCGAACGTGGACTTCCCGGAGCCGGCGTACCCGTCGACGCCGACCAGACGCACGGGCCCGCAGGAGGGGGGAAGCCGGTGGATCCGGGCTGCGAGGTCGTGGATGGCGGTTCCCGGGCGCGAGGGGGCGGACATCGTTCGCCCGCACTCTAACCGTGTCCGCCGCAGTCCCGGCCGCCCGGACTACCCCGGCCACCTCGCGAGGCGCCGCCCTCCCCGCCTCCCCGCCCGCTCGCTCGGCCGGCGTGGCGTCTCCCGGCCGACGTGGCGCCCCGCGACCGGTGGTGTGTCCCGGCCGGCGTGGCGTCTTGCGGCCGGTGGTGTGTCCCGGCCGGCGTGGCGTCTTGCGGCCGGTGTGTGTATCCCGGCGGGCGTCGCGCCTCGCGACCGGCGTGGCGTCTCCCCGCCGGCTCCGGCATATCCGGCCTCCGGCCACGCCTCCAAGGCCGGTACCGGTCACGCCCGACGCCGGTCGCGTCCACCGAACCCGCCCCGGCGCGCGCACGCGGTTCGCACCCAGCCGATCCGACGGGCCGGGGCCGGCCACGTGGTCCGTGACGCCGGGCCCACCCCCTCCCGCCGCCGTACTCCTCCTCGGCCCCGAGCCCACGCCACTGGTCGATACCAATAATCATGGCGTGGCGGGCGCAGAGGTGCTGGCAGGAGTGGGCGCCTGCGGCCATAGTTGGCGCACAACCGTGCAACGGACCCGCCCGACCCGGACACCTGGGGGTCTTCCGCCCATGAGCAGAGCCGAACAGCCGTCCCGCAGAACCGTCTTGGCCGCAGCCGTCGCCGCAGCCGTGGCGGGCAGCGCGATCCCGGCCACCGCCGACGCCGTGCCCGGCACGGGCCCGGGCACCGGCGGCGCGGACCCCGACCGTGCCACCGCCCGACAGGTCGACCACCGCGCCTGGACCACGTTCCGCGACTGGCGGAGCGGGACCGCGCGGGGCGCGCGCGCCGTCGCGGGCGCCCGGCCCGGTGTCGTGATCGGCACCCCGGCCGGCACCACCGACTACACCGACCCGCACACCGGCGGGACCACCGCCTGGGAGTACGCGACCTGGACCTCGCCCGTGCACCGGCTCGCCGTGCCCTCGACCGAGGTCATCGCCTCCTGGAACGCGCACACCCCGAGCGGCACCTGGATCCAGGTCGAACTCAAGGGCACCTACTCCGACGGCACGGACACACCCTGGTACGTGATGGGCCGCTGGGCGTCCGGCGACGGAGACCGGGACATCCGGCGGACCTCGGTCGACGACCAGGGCGACGGCAGGAGCAGCGTGTGGACGGACACGTTCGCCGTCGACGACGCCTCCACCGGCCTGCGCCTGGCCTCCTACCGGCTCAGGCTCACCCTCCACCGCCGCCCCGGCGCGAGGGCGACGCCCACCGTCTGGCGGCTCGGTGCCATGGGCTCCGACATCCCCGACCGCTTCACCGTCCCGGCCTCCGCCCCGGGCCTCGCCCGGGAGCTGCGCGTTCCGCGGTACTCGCAGGAGATCCACAAGGGCCAGTACCCCGAGTACGACAACGGCGGCGAGGCCTGGTGCAGCCCCACCTCCTCGCAGATGATCATCGAGTACTGGGGCGGCCGGCTCACCGACGAGCAGCTCGCCTGGGTCGATCCCTCGTACGCCGACCCGCAGGTCTGCCACGCGGCCAGGTACACGTACGACTACCAGTACGCGGGCTGCGGCAACTGGCCCTTCAACGCCGCCTACGCGGCCACCTTCAAGGGCCTTGAGGGCGTGGTCACGCGCCTCGGTTCCCTCACCGACCTGGAGACGCTGATCGCGGCCGGTATCCCGGCCATAACGTCCCAGTCCTTTTTGGAGGAGGAGCTGACCGGGGCCGGCTACGGCACCTCGGGGCACCTGATGACCGTGATCGGCTTCACCGCCGACGGCGACGTGATCGCCAACGACCCCGCCTCGGACGACAACGAGGCCGTGCGCCGTGTCTACAAACGGCGCGAGTGGGAGAACATCTGGCTCAGGACCAAGCGGTACAACGCGAGCGGCAAGGTCGTCTCCGGCACCGGTGGCGTCTGCTACCTGTACTTCCCGGCCCATCCGAACCCCCGCCAGCGCAGGGCCCTCGCGGCGGTGGGCGTGCGCTGACCCGCTGTCTCCCCGCCCGTGCCCGCCCGTGCCCGCCCGTGACGACGGCCCCCGGAACCGCAGCACTCCGGGGGTCGTCGCTGTGACCGAGGTCTCGGCCGCGAAAGCCGCTCACGGTGGCAAGGTGGACAGGGTCACCGCGAGGGGAGCCTCCGGGCGCAGTCCACCCAACGTCGAGAGCAGCGAGAAGCCATGACCGCACACACCGCCACCGCCACCCGTGTCCGCACCGGCGGCCCCAAGGACGACGGCCCGAAGATCTTCGAGCACGTCATGGGCTGGACCCTCGTCGTGGTGATGGCGATGCTCGTGGTGCAGCTCGGCCTGCTGTGACGTGACCGTCGTGTGACCTGCCCCACGAACCGACCTGCAATACTGCGGATGTCCCGCCGCCCGTAGGAGACCAGGGTCGAAATTGAATATCAGTCAACAGCGTGCCGACGCCCGTCCCCGGGCGCGCGGCACGGAGCGCTCGGCGGCACGCCGCGCCGAACTCATCGCCATCGGGCGAAGGCTGTTCGCCGACACGTCGTACGACGCGCTCTCGATGGACGACATCGCCCGCCAGGCGCATGTCGCCAAAGGGCTGATCTACTACTACTTCCAGTCCAAGCGGGGCTACTACCTGGCGATCATCCAGGACTCCGTCGCCGACCTGGTCACCACCGCGGCGCGCGGCACCGAACTGCCCCAGGTGGACCGCGTCCACCGCACCATCGAGGGCTATCTGCGCTACGCCGAGCAGAACCAGGCCGCCTACCGCACGATCGTCAGCGGCGGAGTCGGTTTCGACGCCGAGGTGCACGCCATCCGGGACGGCGTCCGCGAGGCGATAGTCGTCACCATCGCCGAAGGGGCGTACGGCCGCTCCGACATCGGACAACTGGCCCGTATGGGGCTGCTCTCCTGGGTGTGCGGCGTCGAGGGCGCCACCCTCGACTGGATCGGCCGTCCCGAACTGCCCCGCGAGACCATGCGCGACCTGCTGGTGAAGTCGCTCGGCGGAACCCTGCGCGCCATCGAGGAGCTGGACCCCGCCTACCCGGCCCCGGCTCCCGCCCGCCGGGACGGCTGACGGA
Coding sequences within it:
- a CDS encoding SCO1431 family membrane protein yields the protein MTAHTATATRVRTGGPKDDGPKIFEHVMGWTLVVVMAMLVVQLGLL
- a CDS encoding AAA family ATPase, giving the protein MDFGTQGAQAPADLAWLRGVDAYTMGAYPQAEEEFRVAVRIDPTMADGWLGLHALRVDTTNALLRMFRHRERFGEQRARHRRTLNSWYWLGWWVQPVLESSRDLLLAHASHWLDGRHVPELDRALAGLPPVDTDPQVRFLHACRAYLVKDWEQLVRHTDPLLGDPLLGIEAGLFSGMARVRLEMYGQAEPLLSAALMRCRSEQPQRKELRYWLARAHEGTGRSAAALPLYRAVHRVDPAFMDTSARLAAIAESDGYDDSTDLAGLAQAGLGPEGLDGLDPLFGTEERDLKLSVPDPSPAAAPLPSLSGPSVREKADGPDPSLPTGPTDPALLEEALAELERMVGLEPVKRQVKALSAQLNMARLRAGQGLPVQPPKRHFVFSGPSGTGKTTVARILGRVFYALGLLGGDHLVEAQRADLVGEYLGQTAVKANELIDSALGGVLFVDEAYSLSNSGYGKGDAYGDEALQVLLKRAEDNRDHLVVILAGYPEGMDRLLTANPGLSSRFTTRVDFPSYRPLELTSIGEVLAAENGDVWDEEALDELRSIAGHVVDQGWIDELGNGRFLRTLYEKSCAYRDLRLSVYPGTLTRDDLATLRLPDLMQAYGEVLSGRGPQDPSAL
- a CDS encoding peptidase C39 family protein, with protein sequence MSRAEQPSRRTVLAAAVAAAVAGSAIPATADAVPGTGPGTGGADPDRATARQVDHRAWTTFRDWRSGTARGARAVAGARPGVVIGTPAGTTDYTDPHTGGTTAWEYATWTSPVHRLAVPSTEVIASWNAHTPSGTWIQVELKGTYSDGTDTPWYVMGRWASGDGDRDIRRTSVDDQGDGRSSVWTDTFAVDDASTGLRLASYRLRLTLHRRPGARATPTVWRLGAMGSDIPDRFTVPASAPGLARELRVPRYSQEIHKGQYPEYDNGGEAWCSPTSSQMIIEYWGGRLTDEQLAWVDPSYADPQVCHAARYTYDYQYAGCGNWPFNAAYAATFKGLEGVVTRLGSLTDLETLIAAGIPAITSQSFLEEELTGAGYGTSGHLMTVIGFTADGDVIANDPASDDNEAVRRVYKRREWENIWLRTKRYNASGKVVSGTGGVCYLYFPAHPNPRQRRALAAVGVR
- a CDS encoding hemolysin family protein translates to MSVLQLLFAALLVLANGFFVGAEFALVSVRRSQIEPLRTARARQVLYGLERLPQMMAAAQFGITVCSLTLGAVAEPTVAHLLEPVFEWIHLPHGVIHPLGYVIALAAVVFCHLVIGEMVPKNLAMAAPEKAALWLSPGLVAFARLCRPVTAALGACARGILRLFHVEPKDEVEAVFTSEQLNRLVEDAGQAGLLDPEEQERLEDALELGSRPVTDVLLARESLITVSPSVTPAGIVDLTARTGYSRFPVAAEAGAFMGYLHVKDVLDLVMDSDDSGRAVPQHLWRPMTTLRPELPLDDALTVMRRAATHLAQVTDASGKVLGLVALEDVLELLVGEVRDPAHREVTLAT
- a CDS encoding uridine kinase family protein; translation: MSAPSRPGTAIHDLAARIHRLPPSCGPVRLVGVDGYAGSGKSTFAGRLAAELGRVPVLHLDDIASHEELFHWTGRLLSQVIEPLRRGDTAHYAPYDWRRRSFGAPRPLPPARVVVVEGVGAGREALRPYLAHLLWMELPREEAWARGRARDGAEQRTFWDDWIPAERRHFADDPSRPFAHLLVRQREKGYEVVPGPAGTASPSHFLTQGDGPSAMC
- a CDS encoding TetR/AcrR family transcriptional regulator, which translates into the protein MNISQQRADARPRARGTERSAARRAELIAIGRRLFADTSYDALSMDDIARQAHVAKGLIYYYFQSKRGYYLAIIQDSVADLVTTAARGTELPQVDRVHRTIEGYLRYAEQNQAAYRTIVSGGVGFDAEVHAIRDGVREAIVVTIAEGAYGRSDIGQLARMGLLSWVCGVEGATLDWIGRPELPRETMRDLLVKSLGGTLRAIEELDPAYPAPAPARRDG